A genomic stretch from Anaerolinea thermophila UNI-1 includes:
- a CDS encoding histidine phosphatase family protein has translation MSVILWLIRHGETDWNREGRWQGWRDVPLNATGLAQAEAMAEKLAVAGVTFHALYASPLRRALQTAQPAARRLGLEIRVDERLREIHQGAFEGLTHAEIAERYAAELDAIRRMPATASAPGGETVTQVAARLRAAADDLARRHAGQTVLVFGHGLALATLYCQAHGIPLEQAHLHIPRNGDILVVEWGEETSLSVR, from the coding sequence ATGAGCGTCATTCTGTGGTTGATTCGTCACGGGGAAACCGACTGGAACCGCGAGGGGCGCTGGCAGGGCTGGCGGGATGTGCCGCTCAATGCCACCGGGCTGGCGCAAGCCGAAGCCATGGCGGAAAAACTGGCAGTCGCCGGGGTGACCTTCCACGCGCTGTATGCCAGCCCTCTGCGCCGGGCTTTGCAGACTGCGCAACCGGCGGCGCGCCGTTTGGGGCTGGAAATCCGCGTGGATGAACGCCTGCGCGAGATTCATCAGGGGGCGTTTGAGGGACTGACCCACGCCGAGATTGCCGAGCGCTACGCCGCCGAACTGGACGCCATCCGCCGCATGCCTGCCACGGCATCCGCACCCGGCGGCGAGACGGTGACGCAGGTTGCCGCCCGCCTGCGCGCCGCCGCCGATGACCTTGCCCGCCGCCACGCGGGTCAGACGGTGCTGGTGTTTGGTCACGGCTTGGCGCTGGCAACCCTGTACTGTCAGGCGCACGGCATCCCGCTGGAGCAGGCGCACCTTCACATCCCCCGCAACGGGGATATCCTGGTGGTGGAGTGGGGGGAAGAAACTTCTCTATCGGTGCGGTAA